The following coding sequences lie in one Streptomyces albofaciens JCM 4342 genomic window:
- a CDS encoding LLM class F420-dependent oxidoreductase: MKLGINLGYWGAGMDADNLAVAQEADRLGYAVCWAAEAYGSDAPTVLSWVAAQTERIDVGSAIFQIPARTPAMTAMTAATLDSLSGGRFRLGLGVSGPQVSEGWYGVKFDKPLARTREYVEIVRKAMTRERLSYEGQHWTLPLPGGPGKPLKLTVHPQRTHIPLYIAAIGPKNLTQTGEIADGALLIFPSADHLEETAVTHIRAGREKAGKTLEGFDICPTLPLAVGADKDVSALADTFRPYTALYVGGMGSRKQNFYNQLARRMGYEKEATEIQDKYLAGDKEGAAAAIPQQLIDQTTLLGSVERIADRMQAYAAAGVTTLTLAPSGFTLEERIASLRAGSEALERAGLA, encoded by the coding sequence ATGAAGCTCGGGATCAACCTCGGCTACTGGGGCGCCGGGATGGACGCGGACAATCTGGCCGTGGCGCAGGAGGCGGACCGGCTCGGCTACGCGGTCTGCTGGGCCGCCGAGGCGTACGGCTCCGACGCGCCCACCGTGCTCTCCTGGGTCGCCGCCCAGACCGAGCGCATCGACGTCGGTTCGGCGATCTTCCAGATCCCGGCGCGTACGCCCGCGATGACCGCGATGACCGCCGCCACCCTCGACTCCCTGTCCGGCGGCCGCTTCCGCCTGGGTCTGGGCGTCTCCGGGCCGCAGGTCTCCGAGGGCTGGTACGGCGTGAAGTTCGACAAGCCGCTGGCCCGGACCCGCGAGTACGTGGAGATCGTCCGTAAGGCGATGACGCGCGAGCGGCTGTCCTACGAGGGGCAGCACTGGACGCTGCCGCTGCCCGGCGGCCCCGGCAAGCCGCTGAAGCTGACCGTGCACCCGCAGCGCACCCACATCCCGCTCTACATCGCCGCGATCGGCCCGAAGAACCTCACCCAGACCGGCGAGATCGCCGACGGCGCGTTGTTGATCTTCCCCTCCGCCGACCACCTGGAGGAGACGGCCGTCACCCACATCCGGGCGGGCCGGGAGAAGGCCGGCAAGACGCTGGAGGGCTTCGACATCTGCCCGACGCTGCCGCTGGCCGTCGGCGCCGACAAGGACGTCAGCGCGCTCGCCGACACCTTCCGCCCGTACACCGCGCTCTACGTGGGCGGCATGGGCAGCCGCAAGCAGAACTTCTACAACCAGCTCGCGCGGCGCATGGGCTACGAGAAGGAGGCGACGGAGATCCAGGACAAGTACCTGGCCGGCGACAAGGAGGGCGCGGCGGCGGCGATCCCGCAGCAGCTGATCGACCAGACCACGCTGCTGGGCTCCGTCGAGCGCATCGCGGACCGGATGCAGGCGTACGCGGCGGCCGGGGTGACCACGCTGACGCTGGCGCCCTCGGGCTTCACGCTGGAGGAGCGGATCGCCTCGCTGCGGGCCGGCTCCGAGGCCCTGGAGCGCGCCGGGCTGGCGTAG
- a CDS encoding aldo/keto reductase: MEQRHLGRTGLRVSRLGLGTLTWARDTDEHDAAEQLKAFWEAGGTLVDTADVYADGGAEYLLGRLCEQLVPRRDLVIATKAGSVLDADRRVDGSRRHLLDALDASLERLGTDYVDLWQLHAFDPHTPLEETLQALDIAVATGRARYVGVSNFSGWQLAKAATWQLSAPTIRTRLAGTQMEYSLLQRGIERELLPAARDLGVGLLPSSPLGRGVLTGKYRHTTPADSRGASEQLAPFVAPYLDDTASRIVEAVTTAADGLAVTALQVALAWVRDRPGVAAPVVGARTAQQLRAALSVETLSLPDEIRRALDDISAPVHHYPDHDWSTL, from the coding sequence ATGGAGCAAAGGCACCTCGGCCGTACGGGCCTGCGCGTGTCCCGTCTCGGCCTCGGCACACTGACCTGGGCCCGGGACACCGACGAGCACGACGCCGCCGAGCAGCTCAAGGCGTTCTGGGAGGCCGGCGGCACCCTCGTGGACACGGCGGACGTGTACGCGGACGGCGGCGCCGAGTACCTCCTCGGCCGCCTCTGCGAGCAGTTGGTGCCGCGCCGGGACCTGGTGATCGCGACCAAGGCGGGCAGCGTCCTGGACGCGGACCGCCGCGTCGACGGCTCCCGCCGCCACCTGCTGGACGCGCTGGACGCCTCGCTGGAACGTCTCGGCACGGACTACGTGGACCTCTGGCAGCTGCATGCCTTCGACCCGCACACCCCGCTGGAGGAGACCCTGCAGGCGCTCGACATCGCCGTGGCCACCGGCCGCGCGCGCTATGTGGGCGTCTCGAACTTCTCCGGCTGGCAGCTGGCCAAGGCGGCGACCTGGCAGCTGTCCGCGCCGACCATACGGACGCGCCTGGCCGGCACCCAGATGGAGTACTCCCTCCTCCAGCGCGGCATCGAACGGGAGCTGCTGCCCGCGGCGCGTGACCTGGGCGTCGGCCTGCTGCCCTCGTCGCCGCTGGGGCGCGGGGTGCTCACCGGCAAGTACCGGCACACCACCCCCGCCGACTCCCGCGGCGCCTCGGAACAGCTCGCGCCGTTCGTCGCCCCGTATCTGGACGACACGGCGAGCCGGATCGTCGAAGCGGTCACCACGGCCGCCGACGGCCTCGCCGTCACCGCGCTGCAAGTGGCTCTCGCGTGGGTGCGCGACCGCCCCGGAGTCGCCGCCCCGGTGGTCGGCGCACGCACGGCGCAGCAGCTCAGAGCCGCGTTGTCAGTGGAGACCCTTAGTCTTCCTGACGAGATCCGCCGGGCCCTGGACGACATCTCGGCCCCGGTGCACCACTACCCCGATCACGACTGGAGCACGCTGTGA
- a CDS encoding DUF5703 family protein, with translation MPEYEFCDVYVPRGVSRKAATRLLTDHAEYGHWELDRLRLNPDGSRRVRLRRRIIRQIRATW, from the coding sequence ATGCCGGAATACGAATTCTGCGATGTGTATGTGCCGCGAGGGGTCTCCCGCAAGGCCGCCACACGCCTGCTGACCGACCATGCCGAGTACGGACACTGGGAGTTGGACCGCCTGCGCCTCAATCCCGACGGCAGCCGCCGGGTGCGGCTGCGCCGCCGGATCATCCGCCAGATCCGCGCGACCTGGTGA
- a CDS encoding chaplin — MIKKVVAAAAATGGLVLAGAGMAVADAGTQGAALNSPGVISGNAVQVPIHVPINLCGNTIDIIGLLNPAFGNTCVND; from the coding sequence ATGATCAAGAAGGTCGTCGCCGCCGCGGCTGCCACCGGTGGTCTGGTGCTCGCCGGCGCGGGCATGGCCGTCGCCGACGCGGGGACGCAGGGCGCCGCCCTGAACTCCCCGGGCGTCATTTCGGGCAACGCCGTCCAGGTCCCGATCCACGTGCCGATCAACCTGTGCGGCAACACGATTGACATCATCGGGCTGCTGAACCCTGCCTTTGGCAACACCTGCGTCAACGACTGA
- a CDS encoding ferritin-like domain-containing protein produces MLSARSVFQEILDHDESYRLFCSIAASGEAQGGWENGRIAALIPASLRTLAPKVARHGADEDKHGRLFNALLRKRGLTPVPVPEATDYTALLERRGIGLAHDKLRRDEPLTERDIVVYLAHSRVTEQRAAEQMDLLKKHFGDHPEIGRTVRMIARDEENHLAYCHEELLRLVEQGHGPVIRRTLRDSARVETEVYRDVSLAVMAHMGRILGWSRAKSAVLAAGIRAVYAYERLGGRRRMVTLRPPERRDALGGPAASAPEFV; encoded by the coding sequence ATGCTCTCGGCGCGAAGCGTGTTCCAGGAAATTCTCGACCACGACGAGTCCTACCGGCTCTTCTGCTCCATCGCGGCCAGCGGCGAGGCACAGGGCGGGTGGGAGAACGGCCGGATCGCCGCGCTGATCCCCGCGTCCCTGCGCACCCTGGCCCCCAAGGTCGCCCGGCACGGCGCCGACGAGGACAAGCACGGACGCCTGTTCAACGCCCTGCTGCGCAAGCGTGGCCTGACCCCGGTGCCGGTTCCCGAGGCCACCGACTACACCGCCCTTCTGGAGCGCCGGGGCATCGGCCTGGCCCACGACAAGCTGCGCCGTGACGAGCCGCTCACCGAGCGGGACATCGTCGTCTACCTCGCGCACAGCCGGGTCACCGAGCAGCGCGCCGCCGAGCAGATGGATTTGCTGAAGAAGCACTTCGGCGACCACCCGGAGATCGGCCGGACGGTCCGGATGATCGCGCGGGACGAGGAGAACCACCTCGCGTACTGCCACGAGGAACTGCTGCGCCTCGTGGAGCAGGGCCACGGCCCGGTGATCCGGCGCACGCTGCGCGACTCCGCGCGCGTGGAGACCGAGGTCTACCGGGACGTCAGCCTGGCCGTGATGGCCCACATGGGCCGCATCCTGGGGTGGTCGCGGGCCAAGTCCGCGGTCCTCGCCGCCGGCATCCGCGCGGTGTACGCGTACGAGCGGCTCGGCGGCCGGCGCCGGATGGTCACGCTGCGGCCCCCGGAGCGGCGCGACGCGCTGGGCGGCCCGGCCGCCTCGGCACCGGAGTTCGTCTGA
- a CDS encoding M20/M25/M40 family metallo-hydrolase: MSESQPARTVTGEDEVVDLCRDLIRIDTSNYGDHSGPGERAAAEYVAEKLAEVGLEPQIIESHKGRASTVARIEGADPSRPALLIHGHTDVVPANAADWTHHPFSGEIADGCVWGRGAVDMKDMDAMTLAVVRDRLRSGRKPPRDIVLAFLADEEAGGVYGARHLVDKHPGLFEGVTEAIGEVGGFSFTVNENLRLYLVETAQKGMHWMRLTVDGTAGHGSMTNSDNAITELCEAVGRLGRHKFPVRVTKTVRSFLDELSDALGTELDPEDMEETLAKLGGIAKIIGATLQNTAAPTQLGAGYKVNVIPGQATAAVDGRFLPGHEEEFLADLDRILGPRVKREDIHADKALETSFDGPLVAAMQSALKAEDPIARAVPYMLSGGTDAKSFDDLGIRCFGFAPLKLPPELDFAGMFHGVDERVPVDGLKFGTRVLDRFIEQS, encoded by the coding sequence GTGAGCGAATCGCAGCCGGCCCGTACGGTCACCGGCGAGGACGAGGTCGTCGACCTGTGCCGGGACCTGATCAGGATCGATACGAGCAACTACGGCGACCACTCCGGGCCGGGTGAGCGGGCCGCCGCCGAATACGTGGCGGAGAAGCTCGCCGAGGTCGGGCTGGAGCCGCAGATCATCGAGTCGCACAAGGGCCGGGCCTCCACCGTGGCCCGCATCGAGGGCGCGGACCCGTCGCGGCCCGCGCTGCTCATCCACGGCCACACCGACGTGGTGCCCGCCAACGCGGCGGACTGGACCCACCACCCCTTCTCCGGGGAGATCGCGGACGGGTGCGTGTGGGGCCGCGGCGCGGTCGACATGAAGGACATGGACGCGATGACGCTCGCGGTCGTCCGCGACCGGCTGCGCTCCGGCCGCAAGCCGCCGCGCGACATCGTGCTGGCCTTCCTCGCCGACGAGGAGGCCGGCGGCGTCTACGGCGCCCGCCACCTCGTCGACAAGCACCCCGGGCTCTTCGAGGGCGTGACGGAGGCCATCGGCGAGGTCGGCGGCTTCTCCTTCACCGTCAACGAGAACCTGCGGCTGTACTTGGTCGAGACGGCCCAGAAGGGCATGCACTGGATGCGGCTCACCGTGGACGGCACCGCCGGTCACGGGTCGATGACCAACAGCGACAACGCGATCACCGAGCTGTGCGAGGCGGTCGGGCGGCTCGGGCGGCACAAGTTCCCGGTGCGCGTGACCAAGACCGTACGGTCCTTCCTGGACGAGCTGTCGGACGCCCTGGGCACCGAGCTGGACCCGGAGGACATGGAGGAGACGCTCGCCAAGCTGGGCGGCATCGCCAAGATCATCGGCGCTACGCTGCAGAACACCGCGGCGCCGACCCAACTGGGCGCCGGGTACAAGGTCAACGTCATCCCGGGCCAGGCGACCGCGGCCGTCGACGGCCGGTTCCTGCCCGGGCACGAGGAGGAATTCCTCGCCGATCTGGACCGGATTCTCGGCCCGCGGGTCAAGCGTGAGGACATTCATGCCGACAAGGCACTGGAGACCAGTTTCGACGGTCCCCTGGTGGCGGCCATGCAGTCGGCGCTGAAGGCCGAGGACCCGATCGCGCGGGCCGTTCCGTACATGCTCTCCGGCGGTACGGACGCGAAGTCGTTCGACGACCTCGGAATCCGGTGCTTCGGCTTCGCGCCGCTGAAGCTGCCGCCGGAGCTGGACTTCGCCGGAATGTTCCACGGCGTGGACGAGCGGGTGCCGGTGGACGGACTGAAGTTCGGTACGCGTGTGCTCGACCGGTTCATCGAGCAGAGCTGA
- a CDS encoding NAD-dependent epimerase/dehydratase family protein, producing the protein MGVHVVIGFGPAGAATARLLVKKGRSVRVVTRSGGPAEPGIEHVALDAAVPERLAEAARDATALYNCASPPYHRWTRDWPPLAASVNHAAERTGAVLVLLGNLYGYGPVPGELTEDLPLAATGTKGRVRADIWEQALTLHEKGRIRVAEVRASDFFGPGVTDGGHLASRVVPRLLAGKPVSVLGDPDAPHSWTYLPDVARTLVEVAERESAWGRAWHVPTVPPLSVREMTGRLAEQARVRPVPVRRLPSAVLRAASLVSPLLRELQEVRYQFDRPFVMDSSAYREAFGADATPLDHQLAATVDWWRARLERA; encoded by the coding sequence ATGGGTGTTCACGTCGTCATAGGTTTCGGCCCCGCCGGGGCGGCCACGGCTCGGCTGCTGGTCAAAAAGGGGCGTTCTGTCCGGGTCGTCACGCGGTCGGGCGGTCCCGCCGAGCCGGGGATCGAGCATGTCGCGCTGGACGCGGCGGTGCCGGAACGGCTGGCGGAGGCCGCGCGGGACGCGACCGCGCTCTACAACTGCGCCTCGCCGCCGTACCACCGCTGGACGCGCGACTGGCCGCCGCTCGCCGCGTCGGTCAACCACGCGGCCGAGCGGACCGGCGCGGTCCTCGTCCTGCTGGGCAACCTCTACGGGTACGGGCCGGTCCCGGGTGAGCTGACCGAGGACCTGCCGCTGGCCGCGACGGGAACCAAGGGACGCGTCCGGGCCGACATCTGGGAGCAGGCGCTGACCCTGCACGAGAAGGGCCGCATCCGGGTGGCCGAAGTACGCGCGTCGGACTTCTTCGGTCCGGGCGTGACCGACGGCGGCCACCTGGCCTCCCGGGTCGTCCCGCGCCTCCTGGCGGGCAAGCCGGTCTCCGTCCTCGGCGACCCGGACGCGCCGCACAGCTGGACCTACCTCCCCGACGTGGCGAGGACCCTGGTCGAGGTCGCGGAACGGGAGAGCGCCTGGGGCCGCGCCTGGCACGTACCGACCGTGCCACCGCTGTCCGTCCGGGAGATGACCGGCCGGCTCGCGGAACAGGCGCGGGTGCGGCCGGTTCCGGTACGGCGGCTGCCGTCGGCGGTGCTGCGCGCGGCATCGCTCGTATCGCCGCTGCTGCGGGAACTCCAGGAGGTCCGTTACCAGTTCGACCGGCCGTTCGTGATGGATTCGTCCGCGTACCGCGAGGCGTTCGGCGCGGACGCGACACCGCTCGATCACCAGCTCGCGGCGACCGTGGACTGGTGGCGGGCGCGCCTGGAGCGCGCGTGA
- a CDS encoding helix-hairpin-helix domain-containing protein, producing the protein MSTDRLSDEAAPEPAAPGPETTEGETATAGDPGAGASGAGGTDSGAGAGATGSEADAGAGAAGAGTGAAGAGAGAADAGTGSADAGTGAADAGAAERGGLPTAAALAAAVRAVESGERSADSFFTARSPRPGGAGAAAGARKNGGVPAPAAGSRNRAGQGAPAGAPAAGPAGPAPQGAAAARPGPSDARSGAQGGVQNGAQGGAQGHSHPAPSGDGPGRPAPAEHSAAHPATTADLAPGLDGVRQVLTAGGAPEALAGKTAETLGERAAEALREDPWQLLSVPGVRPEQADGFARALLGPACGPDDERRAQALVGWLLEQAALAGHSALEASALRAALAQRSVPDPDEALQTAIAEGAVLVFQDAVETPGARPAADDEDEEQPVRVLLGLDRFAMAEESVADGLARLVNTFEEPSDAEGDTEGDAGDDTDGGPGDGLEDDASDGDAGVAGAEEGGEEPTAGAPEPDADSLARPARQPRPAQWEAAATAAPSPSAAELIRAAARNGLVAHTGAEAARAEPAALIAAARALGLRACGATHTADGRARLSRQIAEATEAYADLATAPGGPDDAKAAVTLSGLLAGREGPGRDADGALALDLLVVLDAPQLELETAAMLVESLTDGTRLVLSGDPGVLWSAGPGRLFADVLAARCCPQIASRTPDFGPVGELVSGIGIGELNQVEAPGKEVVIVPARDPGEAVHRTVQLVADSVPRAIGVPAEQTQVITVGHGGAAGTRALNAALKERLNPGPGRFGGFDPGDRVVYSPAPGRTVPGTVTGADAAGLHLECAGAPVVVPRERVGADTVRHGWAITAHQAVGTRWPAAVVVLPGDAAKGLTRAWVYTAFGRAERHLSVVQGVDQALPRAVAEIPAKERTTRLRTLLQLHTVQATADALAG; encoded by the coding sequence GTGAGTACCGACCGCCTCTCCGACGAGGCCGCGCCCGAGCCCGCCGCGCCCGGCCCGGAGACCACCGAGGGGGAGACCGCCACGGCGGGCGACCCTGGGGCGGGCGCCTCCGGGGCGGGTGGTACGGACTCGGGGGCGGGGGCCGGTGCGACGGGCTCAGAGGCCGATGCGGGTGCCGGTGCCGCCGGTGCGGGTACCGGTGCCGCCGGTGCGGGTGCCGGTGCGGCGGACGCGGGCACCGGTTCGGCGGACGCGGGCACCGGTGCGGCGGACGCGGGTGCCGCCGAGCGGGGTGGTCTGCCGACCGCCGCGGCGCTGGCGGCGGCGGTGCGGGCCGTGGAGAGCGGTGAGCGGTCGGCGGACTCGTTCTTCACCGCGCGCTCCCCTCGGCCAGGTGGTGCGGGGGCAGCAGCGGGCGCCCGTAAGAACGGCGGCGTCCCGGCCCCGGCGGCCGGCTCCCGAAACCGCGCCGGGCAGGGCGCACCGGCAGGCGCACCGGCGGCCGGACCAGCAGGCCCCGCTCCGCAAGGCGCGGCTGCCGCCCGGCCCGGCCCGAGCGATGCCCGGAGCGGCGCTCAGGGCGGCGTCCAGAACGGCGCTCAGGGCGGTGCCCAAGGCCACAGCCACCCCGCCCCCAGCGGCGACGGCCCGGGCCGCCCCGCCCCCGCGGAGCACTCCGCCGCCCACCCGGCCACGACGGCCGACCTGGCCCCCGGGCTCGACGGCGTACGGCAGGTGCTGACGGCGGGCGGCGCCCCCGAGGCGCTGGCCGGGAAGACCGCCGAAACGCTCGGCGAGCGCGCGGCGGAAGCGCTGCGCGAGGACCCCTGGCAGCTGCTCTCCGTACCGGGCGTCCGTCCCGAGCAGGCCGACGGCTTCGCGCGGGCCCTGCTCGGCCCGGCCTGCGGCCCGGACGACGAGCGGCGCGCACAGGCCCTGGTCGGCTGGCTGCTGGAGCAGGCCGCCCTGGCCGGACACTCCGCGCTGGAGGCGTCCGCGCTGCGTGCCGCGCTCGCCCAGCGTTCCGTACCGGACCCGGACGAGGCCCTGCAGACGGCCATCGCGGAGGGCGCCGTGCTCGTCTTCCAGGACGCCGTCGAGACACCCGGAGCACGTCCGGCGGCGGACGACGAGGACGAGGAGCAGCCGGTCCGCGTCCTGCTCGGGCTCGACCGGTTCGCCATGGCCGAGGAGAGCGTCGCGGACGGCCTGGCCCGGCTGGTCAACACCTTCGAGGAGCCCTCCGACGCGGAAGGCGACACGGAAGGCGACGCGGGCGACGACACGGATGGCGGCCCGGGAGATGGCCTGGAAGACGACGCCTCCGACGGCGACGCGGGCGTTGCCGGGGCCGAGGAAGGCGGCGAAGAGCCCACCGCCGGGGCGCCCGAGCCGGACGCCGACTCCCTCGCCCGGCCCGCCCGGCAGCCGCGCCCGGCCCAGTGGGAAGCCGCCGCGACGGCCGCCCCCTCCCCTTCCGCCGCCGAGCTGATCCGCGCCGCGGCCCGCAACGGCCTGGTCGCGCACACCGGCGCCGAGGCCGCCCGCGCCGAGCCCGCCGCCCTGATCGCCGCGGCCCGCGCCCTCGGACTGCGCGCCTGCGGCGCCACCCACACGGCCGACGGCCGCGCCCGGCTGTCCCGACAGATCGCCGAGGCCACCGAGGCGTACGCGGACCTGGCCACGGCGCCGGGCGGCCCCGACGACGCCAAGGCCGCCGTCACGCTCTCCGGGCTGCTGGCCGGCCGCGAAGGCCCCGGCCGGGACGCGGACGGCGCGTTGGCGCTCGACCTCCTGGTCGTCCTGGACGCGCCCCAGCTCGAGCTGGAGACCGCCGCGATGCTCGTCGAGTCGCTGACCGACGGCACCCGGCTGGTGCTCAGCGGCGACCCCGGCGTGCTGTGGTCGGCCGGTCCCGGACGGCTCTTCGCCGATGTGCTCGCCGCCCGCTGCTGCCCCCAGATCGCCTCCCGCACCCCCGATTTCGGCCCGGTCGGCGAGCTGGTCTCCGGCATCGGCATCGGTGAGCTGAACCAGGTCGAGGCGCCCGGCAAGGAGGTGGTGATCGTCCCGGCCCGCGACCCGGGCGAGGCGGTGCACCGTACGGTGCAGCTCGTCGCCGACTCGGTGCCCCGCGCGATCGGGGTGCCCGCCGAACAGACCCAGGTCATCACCGTCGGCCACGGCGGCGCCGCAGGCACCCGCGCGCTGAACGCGGCCCTCAAGGAGCGGCTGAACCCGGGCCCCGGCCGGTTCGGCGGCTTCGACCCGGGCGACCGCGTCGTCTACTCCCCGGCCCCGGGCCGTACGGTCCCCGGCACGGTCACCGGTGCCGACGCGGCCGGTCTGCACCTGGAGTGCGCCGGTGCCCCCGTGGTCGTCCCGCGCGAACGGGTCGGCGCCGACACGGTCCGGCACGGCTGGGCGATCACCGCCCATCAGGCGGTCGGGACCCGCTGGCCGGCCGCCGTGGTGGTCCTGCCGGGCGACGCCGCCAAGGGCCTCACCCGCGCCTGGGTCTACACGGCCTTCGGCCGCGCCGAGCGCCATCTGTCGGTGGTGCAGGGCGTGGACCAGGCGCTGCCACGCGCGGTCGCCGAGATCCCGGCGAAGGAGCGCACCACCCGCCTGCGGACGCTGCTCCAGCTGCACACCGTCCAGGCCACGGCGGACGCCCTGGCCGGCTGA
- a CDS encoding chaplin has translation MRQVGKKGLITIAAASGVLAVASGYAHADSGAQGNAAHSPGVLGGNAGQLPVDIPVQACGNSANVVGLLNPAMGNGCADGGGSRGGAHGGRGHGGNGQGGAGAQGSAQGSPGTVSGNHVQAPVHAPVNACGNSVNVVGLGNPVNANGCAADGSSTGDGTGTGTDRPAPHHPGPRGPQPSGDGPRNPDSPATTPAEERAGEPATPSERQAPHTTDTAGAVQERGPRAQLEESTPHTQIVTPPKGDHGEGEGEEEGNLAQTGSSALGVALPASAGLLIGGAVLYRRARSARR, from the coding sequence ATGCGACAGGTCGGGAAAAAGGGCCTGATCACGATTGCGGCAGCGAGCGGTGTGCTGGCCGTCGCGAGCGGCTACGCGCACGCGGATTCCGGTGCGCAGGGGAATGCGGCGCATTCCCCGGGGGTGTTGGGCGGAAATGCCGGCCAACTTCCCGTGGACATCCCGGTGCAAGCCTGCGGGAATTCCGCCAATGTCGTCGGGCTGTTGAATCCCGCCATGGGAAACGGGTGCGCCGACGGCGGCGGTTCCCGCGGCGGCGCGCACGGCGGCCGTGGTCACGGCGGCAACGGACAGGGCGGCGCCGGGGCGCAGGGCTCGGCGCAGGGTTCGCCGGGCACCGTCTCGGGCAACCACGTACAGGCACCGGTCCACGCGCCGGTCAATGCCTGCGGGAATTCCGTCAACGTCGTCGGACTCGGCAACCCCGTCAACGCCAACGGCTGCGCCGCCGACGGCAGCAGCACCGGCGACGGCACCGGAACCGGCACCGACCGACCGGCACCGCACCACCCGGGCCCGCGGGGCCCGCAGCCGTCCGGCGACGGCCCGCGGAACCCGGACAGCCCCGCCACCACCCCGGCCGAGGAGCGCGCGGGCGAACCGGCGACTCCGTCGGAACGGCAGGCACCGCACACGACGGACACGGCGGGCGCCGTGCAGGAACGGGGGCCGCGCGCACAGCTGGAGGAGTCGACTCCGCATACGCAGATCGTCACCCCGCCCAAGGGTGACCACGGCGAGGGCGAGGGCGAGGAGGAGGGGAACCTCGCCCAGACCGGTTCGAGTGCGCTCGGCGTCGCGCTGCCGGCGAGCGCGGGCCTGCTGATCGGTGGTGCGGTGCTCTACCGCCGCGCGCGATCCGCACGCCGCTGA